A stretch of DNA from Sulfolobales archaeon:
CTCGGGTTCTTCAAAAGCTTTGCAAAATATACATTCTGAGATCTTATCAGCTGATGATATATAGCTCATCCTCCATGGAGTCCATAGAATATCAATACCGTATCCTCTGAGGAGTTCTTCTTTCAATATGATACTCCTCTCAATATATTAAGCTCTCTAGACAAATATAATTAGGTGTTTTAAAATGCCTCTTGTTAGAAGAAGAGAAGTTCCTCTAAGAGTATCAGATATAATGATCCGTGAGGTTGTAACAGCTAATGAAAACACCCAGATCTCAACAATAGCAGCTATGATGTACGAGAAAGGTGTTGGAAGCGTTGTCGTGGTTGATAGCGAGGGAAAGCCTACAGGTATAATCACTGAAAGAGATATAGTATATGCTTTTGCAAAGAACATAAGAAGAGATGCTCCAGCATGGAGTATTATGACTGAGAATCCTGTCACGGTGAAGGAGAATGATCTCATTACTACAGCTATGGAGAAGATGAGAGAATTAAATGTTAGGCATCTGCCCGTTGTTAATGAAGAGGGAAAGCTTATCGGTATAATATCGTTTAGAGATGTAATAGATTCTATATCTCTTCTATTCTCTCTCATGAGATAGAAAGAGTATTATATTTTCAACCCTTTGCAACTCCTATAGGTCTGAGTCTTGCTACAAGCCTTGAAATCCCAACCTTATCTGCTACAAGAGCTACTCTATCAACATCTTTATATGCTTGAGGAGCCTCCTCAGATATGATCCTTCTATCAACAGCTCTCACATAAATACCTTTGCTACTTAACTCGCTTAGAACCTTCTCAGCTGGATAGCTTCTCACAGCTCCAGCTCTGCTAGACCATCTTCCAGCTCCATGTGGTGCCGAGTAGAATGTTCTCTCACTCTCTCTAGTTCCTATCATCACATAACTTGCAGTACCCATGCTACCTGGTATTAGCACGACCTGACCAATGCTTCTATGAGCTTCAGGTATCTCAGGATGCTCTGGCGGGAATGCTCTTGTAGCACCTTTTCTATGAACTATAACCCTCCTCCTCTTACCATCTATAACATATTCCTCTATTTTAGCTATATTATGAGCCACATCATATACTATGCTTAGATCCAGATTCTCAGCTTCTGTTCCAAACACTTTAGCAAAACTCTCTCTACTCCAATGCGTTATAAGCTGTCTATTTGTGAACGCGAAATTAGCAGCAGCAGCCATAGCTCTGAAGTAGTCTTGACCCTCTCTAGAATTAAATGGTACTGATGCGAGCTCTCTATCTGGTGGTGAGATACCGTACTTCTTCATAGCTCTCTCCATTATAATAAGATAATCGCTGGCAACCTGATGACCTAATCCTCTGGATCCTGTGTGGATCATTACCACCACCTGTCCTTCGAATAAGCCTAGCTTTTTAGCTACATTCTCATTATAGATCCTGTCGACAACCTGGACCTCTAGAAAGTGATTCCCAGCTCCTAAGGTTCCCAGCTGTTCTCTGCCTCTCTCTTTAGCAACTTTAGAGACTTTCGTAGAATCAGCCCATTCGATCCTTCCTCTAGACTCTATATACTCTCTATCCTTATCCCATCCAAAGCCTCTTGAAACAGCCCATTCAACACCCTCATCAAGAACCTTATTAAGCTCATCAATAGTGAGTCTGAGCTTTCCAGTAGCTCCAACACCGCTAGGTATGTTATCAAATAGTGTATCAACAAGTTCTCTAAGCTTAGGTCTTACATCCTTCTCTGTTAGATTAGTTCTCAGAAGTCTTACACCGCAGTTTATATCATAACCTATACCTCCAGGAGATATGATACCTTCATCAACGTCAAAACCCGCAACACCACCTACTGGAAATCCATAGCCTTGATGCCCGTCTGGAAGCACATGAACCTTCCCAAGAATTCCAGGGAGTGTGGCTACGTTAGCTCCCTGAACTAGTGTTAGATCTTCTCTCATCTTGCTTAGCAGAAAATCATCTGCATAGATCATCACATCTGTTCTCATACCCTGCCTAGAGCCCTTAGGTATTATATACACGTACTCTTCTGAAGTCTTCTCAACTCTCACAGACATAGACACACCTCAGTATATTATATAGAGCATAATCACCTAATAAGACTAAAACTCCTTTTATAACTTTCTCAGCTAGAAGCTTGAACAGCTGATTCATTTTATATCGGTCTATATCAGCTGATGCCCGCTCCTCTATTATGAAAACTCTGTGGAATTCTTCTATATACTCCTCCTCTCAACCTCATCATATCTTCTACAAATGTTTTAGGCTTCATCCTGGTTTATAGCTCTATATCGCTCTTCTACTATAATCTTGTTTTTAGACCCCTCGTAGGTTTTCTATCTCTTCTCTAACTCCTGTATAGAGTGTTTCTACAGCGGGCTTAGAGAGTTTAGCTCCAGAACC
This window harbors:
- a CDS encoding CBS domain-containing protein, encoding MPLVRRREVPLRVSDIMIREVVTANENTQISTIAAMMYEKGVGSVVVVDSEGKPTGIITERDIVYAFAKNIRRDAPAWSIMTENPVTVKENDLITTAMEKMRELNVRHLPVVNEEGKLIGIISFRDVIDSISLLFSLMR
- a CDS encoding RtcB family protein; this encodes MSVRVEKTSEEYVYIIPKGSRQGMRTDVMIYADDFLLSKMREDLTLVQGANVATLPGILGKVHVLPDGHQGYGFPVGGVAGFDVDEGIISPGGIGYDINCGVRLLRTNLTEKDVRPKLRELVDTLFDNIPSGVGATGKLRLTIDELNKVLDEGVEWAVSRGFGWDKDREYIESRGRIEWADSTKVSKVAKERGREQLGTLGAGNHFLEVQVVDRIYNENVAKKLGLFEGQVVVMIHTGSRGLGHQVASDYLIIMERAMKKYGISPPDRELASVPFNSREGQDYFRAMAAAANFAFTNRQLITHWSRESFAKVFGTEAENLDLSIVYDVAHNIAKIEEYVIDGKRRRVIVHRKGATRAFPPEHPEIPEAHRSIGQVVLIPGSMGTASYVMIGTRESERTFYSAPHGAGRWSSRAGAVRSYPAEKVLSELSSKGIYVRAVDRRIISEEAPQAYKDVDRVALVADKVGISRLVARLRPIGVAKG